One part of the Coprobacter tertius genome encodes these proteins:
- a CDS encoding MFS transporter gives MKLNKLKRNPVSWVPSSYFAMGLPFVILNMVTVLMFKGLGTSDAQITFWTSLIILPWTLKPLWSPFLEMYKTKKFFVVITQVITGVVFGLVALSLHLPHYFAVSIVLLAVIAFSGATHDIACDGVYMNELSKSQQAKYIGWQGAFYNIAKIVGTGFLVYLAGFLINHYGGGADSSATANHDANVKAWMIIMMIIGATMILLGLYHIKMLPSGGGTHQRTQTVIETLAALWKVIKEFFRKKHIIYYVFFIILYRFAEGFVMKVVPLFLKASRGEGGLGLTEQQIGLYYGTFGAAAFVLGSLLAGYYISHFGLKKTLFSLCCVFNFPFMVYTFFAMFQPSSEWIIGSGIVFEYFGYGFGFVGLTLFMMQQIAPGKHQMAHYAFASGIMNLGVMLPGMASGYISDLLGYKIFFIFVLVATIPSFLITYFVPFTYDEITKKNA, from the coding sequence ATGAAATTGAATAAATTGAAACGAAACCCTGTAAGTTGGGTTCCTTCTTCGTATTTTGCAATGGGGTTGCCGTTTGTTATACTAAATATGGTGACGGTACTTATGTTTAAAGGGCTCGGTACCTCCGATGCGCAAATTACATTTTGGACTTCTTTAATTATACTGCCCTGGACATTGAAACCCTTGTGGAGTCCTTTCCTTGAAATGTATAAAACAAAAAAATTCTTTGTCGTTATCACTCAAGTTATAACAGGCGTTGTATTTGGTCTGGTCGCACTTTCATTGCATCTTCCTCATTATTTTGCTGTTTCTATTGTATTATTGGCAGTAATAGCGTTTAGTGGAGCGACTCATGATATTGCGTGCGATGGCGTGTATATGAATGAGCTGTCGAAATCGCAACAGGCTAAATATATCGGCTGGCAAGGTGCTTTTTACAATATTGCGAAGATTGTGGGTACGGGTTTTTTAGTGTATTTGGCCGGTTTTCTGATAAATCATTATGGAGGAGGGGCAGATTCTTCTGCGACAGCAAATCATGACGCGAACGTTAAGGCATGGATGATAATAATGATGATAATCGGAGCGACGATGATATTACTCGGTTTGTACCATATCAAAATGTTGCCTTCAGGAGGAGGAACTCATCAGAGGACCCAAACGGTAATAGAGACACTGGCGGCTTTATGGAAAGTGATAAAAGAGTTCTTTAGAAAAAAACATATTATCTATTATGTTTTTTTTATTATCCTCTACCGTTTTGCCGAAGGTTTTGTCATGAAGGTTGTGCCTTTATTTTTAAAAGCGTCACGGGGAGAGGGCGGATTAGGATTAACCGAACAACAGATCGGCTTATATTACGGTACGTTTGGAGCTGCGGCATTTGTATTGGGATCGCTTTTGGCAGGCTATTATATTTCCCATTTCGGATTAAAGAAAACATTATTTTCTCTGTGTTGTGTTTTTAATTTTCCATTTATGGTTTATACTTTCTTCGCAATGTTTCAGCCTTCTTCCGAATGGATTATCGGAAGCGGCATAGTTTTCGAATATTTCGGGTATGGTTTCGGGTTTGTTGGTCTTACATTATTTATGATGCAGCAAATCGCTCCCGGAAAACACCAGATGGCTCATTACGCATTTGCATCGGGGATAATGAACCTCGGGGTTATGTTGCCGGGAATGGCCAGCGGGTATATAAGTGATCTTTTGGGGTATAAGATATTTTTCATCTTTGTATTGGTTGCGACTATACCATCTTTTCTAATAACCTATTTTGTCCCTTTTACTTACGATGAGATTACTAAAAAAAATGCATGA